From one Nilaparvata lugens isolate BPH chromosome 2, ASM1435652v1, whole genome shotgun sequence genomic stretch:
- the LOC111044082 gene encoding proline-rich protein PRCC, whose amino-acid sequence MSLGLVAYDSSDESDDNDSTSAEVTRKSPKNHEFSVKNENSTDKDLEENELKSITTVSSCLSGNISDEDDDPTTSSSGASNSMKPELSTVHEQKVTKLHDIDFDWNQLSKNHKSSARSVKISVPSLVDLKDEEDSEPVKKKIKPSKSGSGLFALLPSPKNQFGNQVPRQIARPTAKSPVIKSKPLPSSSATLKSKSVLSLNYDDSADEEEEDTENSSTAKKVDFFSLDAPKIVAAPDVAMPHVDVSLPSLITQPESSETSEHPTVGDHREAISNYPATAHYPDPQTETSNQITYDDACSSTSYIPFDSTNVELDQTALEQLCGRKERQKGAANIQLIDVSGDQILPDSREWLTKQLTEEQSQSHSQSQQRSKRNKDGPTSQQKRKHQITYLAFQAKENELELKNQWANNRLSKKQTQAKYGF is encoded by the exons ATGTCACTAGGACTTGTCGCTTATGACAGCAGTGATGAGAGTGATGACAACGATTCAACATCTGCTGAGGTGACCAGAAAATCACCTAAAAATCATGAATTTAGTGTCAAAAATGAAAACTCTACCGATAAAGACCTGGAAGAAAATGAACTGAAATCGATCACGACAGTTTCATCTTGTTTGAGTGGTAATATCagtgatgaagatgatgatccAACAACTTCAAGCAGTGGTGCGAGTAATTCTATGAAACCGGAATTATCAACCGTACATGAACAAAAAGTGACAAAACTCCATGACATTGACTTTGATTGGAATCAGTTGTcaaaaaatcataaatcttCTGCTCGATCTGTTAAAATTTCGGTCCCATCATTGGTCGAT TTGAAGGATGAGGAAGATTCTGAGCCGGTTAAGAAGAAAATCAAACCATCAAAG AGTGGATCCGGCTTATTTGCGTTGCTACCGAGCCCGAAAAATCAATTCGGTAACCAAGTTCCACGGCAAATTGCAAGGCCGACTGCCAAGTCACCTGTCATCAAGAGCAAACCACTACCTAGTAGCTCAGCCACTTTGAAAAGCAAATCCGTCCTGTCACTCAACTACGATGACTCtgcagatgaagaagaagaagataccgAAAATTCATCAACTGCCAAAAAAGTTGATTTTTTCAGTTTGGATGCACCGAAGATTGTCGCAGCACCAGATGTTGCAATGCCGCACGTTGACGTCTCACTACCTTCTCTCATCACCCAACCGGAATCTAGTGAAACGTCCGAACATCCCACAGTCGGTGATCACAGAGAAGCAATTAGCAATTACCCAGCAACTGCTCATTACCCTGATCCACAAACAGAGACCTCCAATCAAATAACCTATGATGATGCGTGTAGTTCAACATCATACATCCCATTTGACTCTACAAATGTGGAATTGGATCAGACTGCT CTTGAACAGCTGTGCggcagaaaagagagacagaAGGGTGCGGCCAACATCCAGCTGATCGATGTGAGTGGTGACCAGATCCTGCCCGACAGCCGCGAGTGGCTGACAAAGCAGTTGACCGAGGAGCAGAGCCAGAGTCACAGCCAGAGCCAGCAGCGCTCCAAGCGCAACAAGGACGGACCAACCTCACAGCAGAAACGCAAACACCAGATCACCTACCTCGCATTCCAG GCTAAAGAAAATGAGCTTGAGCTGAAAAATCAATGGGCAAATAACAGACTGTCGAAAAAACAAACACAAGCAAAGTATGGTTTCTAG